The region CCACTCCGGGTCGGCCACGACCTCGCCGTACACACGCAGCCGGGCGATGCCGCCGTCGGGGTGCTGGTTGACGCGAAGGTGGGTGAAGCGCTGCTCGACGGAGACGGCGAAGCCGTTGGCGGCGTGGCCGCCGACCGCCGTGCGCGGTACGAGCGTCGTCCACTTCACGTCGTCCGCGAGGAGTTCCTCCGGTGACGGGGAGCCGGCGACCGCGGCGCCCTCGACCGACACCGCCTGGGGGTAGTTCCCGCGGAAGTGGGCCGTGTCGACCACCACCCCGCGTACGACACCGGGTGCGCCGAGCCGGACGAGCGCCCAGTCGTGGTCCTCGGCCGTCGGCCACGGGTGCTCGGCCGAGGCGCCGCGGCGCCGTCGTGTCTCCCAGCCGTCCATGATCTTGCCCTTGTGCCCGAAGTGCTCGGGGTCGAACTCGGCCCGCCCGGGCAGCAGGAGGTTCTCGCGCTGGGCGAAGAACTCGTCGTTGGCGGCGATGACCCCGGCGCCGAGCTGCCGGTCGGCGAGGTTGGCGTACTGGGTGAAGGGGAAGTCGGCGGTGCGGTGGTCCGCGTACGGGTCGCCGCCTCCGTAGGGGTTCGCGTCGCCGGTGAAGTGAGGAATCGCCGTCACGTTGATCAGGTCTGCCTTTCGAGGTCGGCCGCTGCGGGTGCGGGTGCGTTCGAGGACTACGGGGTGCGCGTCAGAAGTTCGCCGCCTGGAGCGCCGAACTCGCCGTCGGCCACGATGCGCTCGCCTCGCAGCCAGGTGGACTTCACGACCCCGCTGAGCGTTCGGCCGGCGTACGCCGTGACCCGGTTGCGGTGCTGCAGTGCGGCGGGATCCACGGTGAAGGTCTCGTCGGGGGCGAGGACGGCGAAGTCGGCGTCAAGGCCCACCGCGATGGCGCCCTTGCGGGAGTCCAGGCCGACCAGTCGGGCGGTGCGCGTGGACATCCAGCGGACCACGTCCTCCAGGCTGTGCCCGCGCTTGCGGGCCTCCGTCCAGACCGCCGACAGACTCAGCTGGAGCCCGGAGATGCCGCCCCAGGCGGTCGCGAAGTCGTCCGTCTTCAGGTCGGCCGTGGACGGCGAGTGATCGGTGACGACGCAGTCGATCGTGCCGTCGGCCAGCGCCTGCCACAGCAGGTCCTGGTTGGCGGCCTCGCGGATGGGCGGGCAGCACTTGAACTCGCTCGCCCCGTCGGGGACTTCCTCGGCCGTCAGGGTCAGGTAGTGGGGACAGGTCTCCACCGTGATCCGCACGCCCGCACGCTTGGCTTCGGCGATCAGGGGCAGCGCGTCGGAGGACGACAGGTGCAGCACGTGCACACGCGCGTGGAGGCGTTCGGCCTGCGCGATGAGGTTGCCGATGGCGGTGTCCTCGGCGTCGCGCGGGCGCGAGGCCAGGAAGTCGGCGTACTTCCGGCCGCCCTTCTGAGGGGCGGCGGCGAGGTGGTGCGGGTCCTCGGCGTGCACGATGAGCAGGCCGTCGAACGCGGCGATCTCGGCCAGCGACCGGGCCAGTTGCTCCTGGTCCAGCTCGGGGAACTCGTCCACCCCGGACGGCGACAGGAAGGCCTTGAAGCCGAAGACTCCTGCGTCGTGCAGCGGGCGCAGGTGCTTGACGTTGTCGGGGAGGGCACCGCCCCAGAAGCCGACGTCGATGTGCGCCTTGGGGCGGGCGACGTCCTGCTTCGTACGGAGGTGGTCGACCGTGGTCGTCGGCGGGAGGGAGTTGAGCGGCATGTCGACCAGGGTGGTGATACCGCCGGCCGCGGCGGCGCGCGTCGCGGTCCAGAAGCCCTCCCACTCCGTGCGGCCGGGGTCGTTGACGTGCACGTGGGTGTCGACCAGGCCCGGCAGGAGGACGTCGTCGCCGAAGTCCTCCAGGCGGGCGCCGGACGGCACCTCGGCGTCGTACGCGAGCACGGCCGTGATCCTGCCCGCGGCGACCGCGACCGTGGCGGCGCGCGTCCCTTCGGGAGTGATGACGCGCGTCGAGCGCAGCATCAGTTCGACCCATCCGACGTCGGACACCCGGACCCCTCTCTCTGCCGCTGTCGACTCCCGCTGCCGCAGTTAACTTCCGCGTAACGGAATTCAACGTTCTGTTGAAGGAGTCTTCACTCAAGCCCTCGCACCGTCAAGGGCTCACCCCTCCACCCTGCCCCCGAATGCACCCCTCTGGATGTTTCCACAGAATGGAATTAGAATTCCACAAGGCAGAACGTAGCTACGTACCACCAAGGAGTCAACCAACCGCCGGGTAGGCTGCATCACTGCCTGTCAGCCTTGAAAGGACCGCGCCGTGCCTGCGTCCAGCGCCAGCACCACCGACGACGCCAAGTCATCCGCCCCGAGCGGTGGTGTCCAGTCCCTCGAGCGCGCCTTCGATCTGCTCGAGCGCATGGCCGACGCCGGCGGGGAGGTCGGCCTGAGCGAGCTCTCCGTGAGCAGCGGGCTGCCGCTGCCCACCATCCACCGCCTCATGCGCACGCTCGTGGCCTGTGGTTACGTACGCCAGCAGCCGAACCGCCGCTACGCGCTCGGCCCCCGTCTGATCCGCCTGGGCGAGTCCGCCTCCCGGCTGCTCGGCACCTGGGCACGCCCCTACCTCGCCCGTCTGGTCGAGGAGACCGGCGAGACCGCGAACATGGCGCTGCTCGACGGGGACGAGATCGTGTACGTGGCCCAGGTGCCCTCCAAGCACTCGATGCGCATGTTCACCGAGGTGGGACGCCGGGTGCTGCCGCACTCCACGGGCGTGGGCAAGGCCCTGCTCGCGCACACCCCGGCGGACGAGGTGCGCGCGCTGCTCGCCCGTACCGGCATGCCTGCCGCGACGGAGAAGACGATCACCACACCGGACGGCTTCCTCACCGCGCTGGAGGAGGTGCGCCGGCTCGGTTACGCGGTCGACGACAACGAGCAGGAGATCGGCGTGCGCTGCCTGGCCGTCTCGGTCCCCGACTCCCCCACGGCCGCCGCCATCTCGATCTCCGGTCCCGCGGGCCGGGTCACGGACGCGGCCACGGAGAAGATCGTGCCCGTGCTCCAGCAGGTCGCGGTGGAGCTGTCGGAGGCGCTGGCGAGCTCGGGCCCGGGGGCCTGACCGGCGCGCCCCGGGGGTCACCCGGCGGCGAGGTCGGCGAAGTCCCGCGCCATGGCCCGGCGCAGTGCTCGGCGTTCGCGCCGTGCGAAGGCCGGCGCGGGCACCGTCAGGACCGGGCAGCGGGCGTGCGCCGACACCCGGCGGCGGACCGCGGCCCGACGAGCTCCCGCGCGGGCGCCGAGGACCAGGAGGTCGTCCGGGTGCGCGGCCAGCCGGCACAGGGCCCGGTCGGGACGGGCACGGACCACCCTGCGGACGACGGTGACCTCGGGCGGCGTACCGCCGAAGGCCTCCTCGAAGGCCCGGTCGAGCCGGGCGGCGGCATCGCGGGCGCAGCGGGCGGCCCAGGCACTGTCGGGGTTGCGGACGTAGAGGACCTCGCCCTCGGGCGGCTCCCAGGCGAGCACGGCCACGAGCGCGCGGCCGCTGTCGCGGGCGGCACGGGCGGCGACCCGCAGCGCGACGAGACTGGCGAGCGAGCCGCTGACGCCGACGACCACCCGTCCGGCGGCCGCCATCAGGACTCACCCCGGCGCAGCCGCGGCAGCCCGAGCCCCCCACCGGCACGGGCCGTGAAGCGGCGCCCCGCGACCAGCCCGTGCACCCACTCCCGCACCGGCACCGCCGGCATCCGCTCCTCCTGGCGCCGCTGCATCTCCCGCTCCCCACGATCGGTGAGGCAGTGGTCGCTTCCCTTGACGCTGACGCTCCCCTTCTCGCAGACGTGTCCGGCGTCGATCGACATCACTCCGCTCCCCTTCCCAGGCCAATGCGGTGGGACGATTTCCCCTGGTCCCGGAAGTCTGTACGCTGATTGGCCTGCCCTACAGGGCCAATGCAAGGGAGTTGGCATGGTGAACGGACCGGTGGTCCACGGAATGGACAGGACGATGGGAAGCCGGCAGCTCGCCGCGCTGCTGTCCGCCGTGCCCCACGCCGACGGCCGCCTCGGGTATCGCGCGCTGGCCGACGGTGTACGCAGGCTGCTCCTGGACGGCCGGATCGCGCTGCACCTCCGGCTGCCCGCCGAGCGCGAGCTGGCCTCCGCGCTCACGGTCAGCCGGGCCACGGTGACGGCGGCGTACGACCTGCTGCGGGAGGACGGGTTCGCGCGGAGCCGGCGGGGCGCGGGGACGTGGACGGAGCTGCCCGACGGCCACCGACCGGCCAATGTGGCTTCCTTCCCGGCCGACGACGGGGTGATCGACCTGGCCATCGCGGCGCCCGGCGCGCCCGAGGCGGAGCTCGCGGAGGCCTTCGCGGAGGCGGGCGTCCTGCTGGCCCGGCGCGCCTCGACACCCGGCTATCACCCCTACGGCATACCGGAGTTGAGGGCCGCCGTCGCCGAGCGGTTCACCCGGCGCGGGCTGCCTACGCTGCCGGACCAGATCCTCATCACGAACGGCGCGCAGCAGGCCCTGTCGCTGACGCTCGGGCTGCTCGGGCGGCCCGGTGACCGGATCCTGGTCGAGAACCCCTCGTATCCGAACGCGCTCGACGCGATGCGCCGCGCCGGACTGCGCACCACTCCCGTGCCCGTCTCGGCGGAGGGCTGGGACCCGGGGCTGATCGACTGCGCGCTGCGGCAGGCGGCGCCCCGGCTCGCGTATCTGATCCCCGACTTCCACAATCCGACCGGGCATCTGATGCCGCTCGAACAGCGCCTGGCCGTACTGGAGTCGGCGCGCGCGACCGGCACCTGGCTGGTGATCGACGAGACGATGACGGACATCGCGCTGGATGTGCCCGGAGCCGCGCCGTTCGCCTCGCTCGCGCCGCGCGGGACGGGCGAACAGGTCGTGACGGTGGGGTCGTTGAGCAAGACGCACTGGGGCGGGCTGCGCCTCGGCTGGGTGCGGGCGGGATCCCGGCTGATCACGGAGCTGGCGACCGCACGGGTGCCCGCGGACATGGGCGGTTCGGTTCTGGACCAGCTGGTCGCGCTCGGACTGCTGGCGCGCACGGACGAGGTGCTGCGCGAGCGGCTGCCTCGGCTGCGCGCCCAGCGGGACGCGCTCGCCGACTCACTGGCCCGCCATCTCCCGGACTGGCGCTGGCAGTTGCCGCCCGGCGGACTGACCTTGTGGATCGACCTGGGCCGCCCGATCGCCTCGTCGCTGGCCCGCGCGGCCCTGGCCCAGGGCCTGCGCATCGAGGGCGGTTCCCGCTTCGGCGCCGACCCGGGCACCCATGAGCACCGGCTGCGCTTCCCCTACACCCTGCCGTCCGACGTGCTCGACGAGGCCGTACGCCGGCTCACGACCGCCCTGGACAGCGGGCTCACCGCGGCCGGGGCGGAGGCGGGCCGCCCGCACTGGGTGGCGTGAGCGGTACTCCGAAACGGCACCCGGACAAGGACCCCGGCCCCCTCAAGGGCGCCGGGGCGGTTCCCCGAACAGCTCCACCGCGCTGCGTACGCCCGCGAGGCCGGTCGCCAGCGCGCTGACCGAGCCGATCGCGCCCGCGATCAGCAGTAAGGAGCGGCGCAGCCGGGGTATCTCGGGCATACCGCTGAGGGCCATCGCGGCGAGCGCCGCGAGCTCGTCCTCGGCGATGCCCCGGTCGGGGAACTCGGCCGGGTGCGTGGCGAGTTCACGGCGCAGCCGGGAGACGGCGGTCCGCAGTTCCGCCACCCTCGGATCCTCGTCGCTGCCGGTCACTGGCCTCTGTCCCAAGCTCCGCAACAACAGCTCGCCCCCTCGCACGTCCTTGTGCGCACGCCCTTCGCCTGCCTGTCCCGCACCCCATGGCGATGGTCGGGCGTCGGGGGACGCGGGCCAGTAAACGCCACCCGATGCGGCGGCGCCACCGCGCGGACCGAAATTCAGCCCCGCGAGACCGTGCCCCCGGCGCCGGGTCAGGTATGCAGGAGGTATGACGCACAGGGAAGACGGCGTATGACACACAGAGAAGACGAGGTGACCGGGCTGCTCCTCGCGGCGGGCGGGGGGCGACGGCTCGGCGGGCGGCCCAAGGCGCTGCTCGAACACCGGGGGCGCCCCCTCGTGGAGTACGCGGTGGGGGTGCTGCGCGCGGCCGGGTGCACGCGCGTCCACGTGGTGCTGGGGGCGCGGGCCGACGCCGTACGGGAGCGGGCGCGGCTCGACGGGTGTGTGCTCGTGGACAACCCGGAGTGGGAGCACGGCATGGGTTCGTCACTACGGGCCGGGCTCGGCTCGCTCGCCGGCACGGGCGCGCGGGCGGCACTGGTCTCGCTGGTCGACCAGCCCGGCATCGGGCCGCGAGCGGTCGCGCGGGTGCTCGCCGCCTACCAGAACGACACCTCGCTGGTTTCCGCGGCGTACGACGGAGTGCGCGGCCATCCCGTCCTCTTCGGCGCCGCCCACTGGGCCGGTGTCGCGGCGAGTGCCACCGGTGACCGGGGGGCACGCGCCTATCTGAAGGAGCACGAGGCGGCGATCACGCTCGTCGAGTGCGGTGACGTGGCGGAGCCGTACGACATCGACACGGAGGACGATCTAGGACACCTTGAGTGAACGGCGTGGCACTGAGCGCCACGTTGCCTCGACCTGGAGAATCTCGACATCAACAAACCATTGAACTTCCACCATGAGGAAACTATTATCCACTGTTCAGAAGCGCCGGGCTGCTCTCCAGGCGCTGATCTCCCTACCCGGGTCGCCTGACACCCGGTGCCACGCTCGCTGAAGGAAGTGACAGCTCATGTCCGCACCAGCGCCGTCCCCGCTGGCCATCGTCGACGCCGAGCCCCTGCCCCGGCAGGAAGAGGTCCTCACGGACGCGGCCCTCGCCTTCGTGGCCGAGCTGCACCGGCTGTTCACGCCCCGGCGTGACGAGCTCCTCGCCCGCCGTGCGGAGCGTCGCGCCGAGATCGCCCGCACCTCCACGCTCGACTTCCTCCCCGAGACCGCCGCCGTCCGCGCGGACGACTCCTGGAAGGTGGCCCCCGCCCCGGCCGCCCTGAACGACCGCCGTGTCGAGATCACCGGCCCCACCGACCGCAAGATGACCATCAACGCCCTCAACTCGGGCGCGAAGGTGTGGCTCGCGGACTTCGAGGACGCCTCGGCGCCCACCTGGGAGAACGTGGTCACCGGTCAGCTCAACCTGATCGACGCGTACACCCGCAGCATCGACTTCACGGACCCGAAGTCCGGGAAGTCGTACGCCCTGAAGGCGAACGACGAGCTCGCGACGGTCGTCATGCGGCCGCGCGGCTGGCACCTGAACGAGCGTCACCTCGTGGACGCGGACGGCACACCCGTCCCGGGCGCGCTCGTCGACTTCGGCATCTACTTCTTCCACAACGCGCAGCGCCTGCTCGACCTCGGCAAGGGCCCCTACTTCTACCTCCCGAAGACGGAGTCGCACCTCGAGGCCCGCCTCTGGAACGACGTCTTCGTCTTCGCGCAGGACTACGTCGGCATCCCGCAGGGCACCGTCCGCGCGACCGTCCTGATCGAGACGATCACGGCGGCGTACGAGATGGAGGAGATCCTCTACGAACTCCGCGACCACGCCTCCGGGTTGAACGCGGGCCGCTGGGACTACCTCTTCTCCATCGTCAAGAACTTCCGTGACGGCGGACAGAAGTTCGTGCTGCCGGACCGCAACGCGGTGACGATGACGGCCCCGTTCATGCGCGCCTACACCGAACTCCTCGTCCGCACCTGCCACAAGCGCGGCGCGCACGCGATCGGCGGCATGGCGGCGTTCATCCCCTCCCGGCGCGACGAGGAGGTCAACAAGGTCGCCTTCGAGAAGGTCAAGGCCGACAAGGACCGCGAGGCGGGCGACGGTTTCGACGGCTCCTGGGTGGCCCATCCCGACCTGGTCCCGATCGCGATGGCCTCCTTCGACGCCGTCCTCGGCGAGAGGCCGAACCAGAAGGACCGGCTGCGCGAGGACGTGTCGGTCGCCGCCGGGGACCTGATCGCCGTCGACTCCCTCGACGCCAGGCCGACGTACGACGGTCTGGTCAACGCCGTCCAGGTCGGCATCCGTTACATCGAGGCCTGGCTGCGCGGGCTCGGCGCGGTCGCCATCTTCAACCTCATGGAGGACGCGGCCACCGCCGAGATCTCCCGCTCGCAGATCTGGCAGTGGATCAACGCGGGCGTCGAGTTCGAGCACGCGGGCAACATCGTGAAGGCCACCCCGGAGCTGGCCCGCGAGGTCGCCGCCCGGGAGCTGGCGAACATCCGCGCCGAGATCGGCGAGGAGGCCTTCGCCGCCGGTCACTGGCGGCAGGCCCACGACCTGCTCCTGGAGGTCGCGCTCGACGAGAACTACGCCGACTTCCTGACGCTGCCGGCCTACGAGCAGCTCAGGGGCTGACCTCCGAGGCGGCTCACTTGTCCGAGTGGCCCAGGGACCTTCCCGGGGCCACTCGGTCGCGTACGAGCTTCTTCACGGCCGTCGGTTCCGGGAAACCCTGCTCGCGCCGGTCCCAGACCACCTCGTCGTTCACGCGGACGACGAACACGCCGCCGGTGCCGGGCTTCAGGGACAGCTCGGTGAGTTCCGTCTCGAAGGTGGTGAGCAGCTCCTGGGCCAGCCAGGCAGCGCGGGGCAGCCAGCGGCACTGGGTGCAGTATTCGATCTGGACGCGCTGGACGTCTGTCATCCGAGGTGCACCGACCAATCCTGTTCAGCCGCCGGTTTGCCGTGCAGGTCGGGGACCCGCTTGAGCCAGTTCGGGCGGCCCTGCTGGGTTTTCGCCGCGCGGTCCGCGTCCTCTGCGGCGAGCTGTTCGCGGCTCGGGAAGTCCGTGGGGAGCCAGTCCGCGGAGGCCTTCACGCGGGCGAGGAGATAGCGGACGTAGGCCTCGCGTGCCTCGTCCGGGGTCGCGAAACCGGGTTCTTCCGCGAGCCAGGCGTCCGGCACCTCGGCGGTGACCTCGCGCAGCAGCTCCTCCGTCACCTTGGGCGCCAGTTCCGCGTCGGCGGCGCGGGTGTCCGGGGCGTAGCCGCCGAGGGCGTGGCTGCGGAAGTCGTACGCCTTCTCCGGGGCCGAGGCGTCCCAGCGGTGGTGGAAGACGAGGGCGGCGCCGTGGTCGATCAACCACAGCCGCGGGGGCGCGATGCCGAACGTCGGCCAGACCATCAGGTTCGAGCTGTGCATCGTACGGTCCACGTTGACCGTGAGGGCGTCCAGCCAGATGACCTTGCCCGCCTCCAGCGGGTCGACGGGGAACGTCTTGGCGATCTCCGGGGTGAAGTCCTTCGCGCCCGGCAGATAGTCCATGCCGAGGTTGAGGCCGGCGCTGGCGCGCAGCAGGTCCTGGACCTCCTGGTGCGGCTCGTGCTCGGCGACGGCCGGGTCGAAGTGGACGAGGACCAGCTCGGGGAAGCGCAGCCCGAGGGCGCGCGCCAGCTCACCGACGATCACCTCGGCGACCAGCGCCTTGCGGCCCTGCGCGGAGGCCGTGAACTTCACGACATATGTCCCGAGGTCGTCGGCCTCGACGACTCCGGGCACGGAACCACCGGCCCGCAAGGGTGCGATGTAGCGGGTTGCAGTGACCTCTCTCAGCATTTTCTCAGGCCATTCGTCTCTTTAGCCTTACAATCCACGCCCAACCTCAGGCGTGCGCAACAGCGAGAAGTATCCATCATCAGCCCTGGGGAGAATCTGGGGAGTTTCCACTGGCATGCAGATCCCCCTGCCTCCCCAGCAGTCCGTCAATGGCCGTCCGGCCCTTGCTTCCGGCCTCCGGCATGAAGTGAGCATAGTAACCGAGGGTGATCGCCGGCGAGGAGTGCCCGAGCCACCGCGCCACGGTCACTACGGACTCTCCCGCCTCCGGCATGATGGAGGCGTAGGTATGCCGCAGCACGTGGAAGCCGCCCTTCGGCGCCGCCTCCCACTGCCAGTTCTTCGCCCCCTCTGCGCGCGGCGGGATGATTCCTGCCTTGGCCGACGCGGGCTTCCAGGTGTAGGTGTTCCACGTGTTCACCGCAATGGCGTTGCCGAATCGTGTAGTGAGCAGCAGAGCGAACTTCTTTCGCTGCCCCTCCGCCTCCGGCCTTCCCCACGGGAGCTCTACCTTCACCCGCGGAAACGCCTCGACATGGCGCTTCAACTCCTCGGCCACCGAGGAGGGCATGTCGACGACACGGGTCTTCTTCCCCTTCGGCAGGGCGAAGTACAGCCTCCCCTTGATCGCCTGGACTTGGCGGCGGACATGAATCACTCCTCTCGCGTAGTCGACGTCCTCGCCCCCTCCAGCGGGCGTTCTTCCTGTCGAGCCAGGTTGCGTGCTTGACCGTGGGGACGTGGGAGAACGAGATGTACCTGCGCAAGTACAAGGGCTACACGCACGACAGGGGCCGCCACAAGAAGGCCGTGATCGCTGTCGCTCGTCAGCGGGTCTCCATCCTGTGGGCCATGCTCCGGGACGGCCGGGTCAGCGGGCTCAGGACGAGTTGTTCGGCGATCTCCGTGTTGGACTTGCAGTACGCGGCCAGGGCCGTGACCTCGCGTTCGAGGTCGGTCAGGGCTCTGACGGCTTCGGGGAGAGCGAGGAAGCCGTCGGTGTCCGGGGCGGCCAGGAAGCGGGTGATGAGGGCCCGGGTGGCGGTGGGCGAGAGAAGGGAGTCGCCGGCCGCGACGGTGCGGATGCTCGACAGCAGGTCCTCGGGCAAGGCTTCGGCGTAGTCGGACGGCGTCCGATTTGTGGCTAAGCGAGGTCGACTTCGGCAAGATCGAAAACCTTCGCATCGCGCCACGCCGCGGGAGGGGGTGGCGGCATCCCGCCATGGTGCGAAATCACCTTCTGACCAACTCCGCGAGCGTCCCGGGGCCGTACCCGGGGAGATCCCGGGCCTGCTGGAGCGTCTGGCCGAGGTGCCCGACCCTCGCGATCCGCGCGGCGTACGGCACGCTCTGGTCGTCATGCTTGCGCTGACCGCGTGCGCGGTTCTGGCCGGAGCGACCTCCCTGCTGGCGGTGGGTGAGTGGATCACCGACGCCCCGCCGTCCGTCCTGGAGCGTCTCGGCGTACGGCCCGATCCACTGTCCCCGAAGCGGTGCCTGCCGGCGGAGGCGATGGTGCGTCGGTTGCTGGGTCGCATCGACGGCGACGCGTTGGACCGGGCAGTGGGCCGCTGGCTGGCCGACCGGCGCGCTGGGGCCGACGGCCGGCTGCACGCAGTGGCGGTCGACGGCAAGACCCTGCACGGAGCGGCCAGGGCCCACGGGGCGCACGATTCATCTGCTCGCCGCCTGCGACCACCTCTCCGGCCTGGTCCTGGCCCAACTCGACGTTGGCGAGAAGACCGACGAGATCACCTGCTTCCCCCTCTGCTGGAGACCCTCGCCGATCTGGCGGGCGTGGTCGTGACCAGCGACGCCATGCACACCCGGCGCGAGCACGCCAGCTACCTGCTCGGCCGAGGCGCGCAGTACATCGTGATCGCGAAAGGGAACCAGAAGAAGCTCCATAAGCAGCTCAAATCCCTTCCCTGGAAGCAGATCCCGCTGTAGGGCCGCACCCACGACACCGGCCACGGCCGCGGTGAGATCCGCCGCATCAAGGTGTGCACGGCGAACAACCTGCTCTTTCCCGCCGCCCGCCAGGCCATCCAGCTCAGACGCCGCCGAATGGACCGCAAGACCGGCAAGGTCAGCATCAAGACCGTCTACGCGGTCACCAGCCTCACTGCGGAACAGGCCACACCCGTCGAGCTCGCTCGGCTGATCCGCAGCCACTGGAAGATCGAAGCCCTGCACCACGTCCGAGACGTGACGTTCGCCGAGGACGCCTCTCAGCTGCGAACCGGCTCCGCACCCCGCGCCATGGCGACCTGGCGCAACCTCGCCATCGGCGCCCTTCGCCTCGCCGGGAAGAGCAGCATCGCCTCCGGCCTCCGGCCCAACGCCCGCGATGCCAGCCGACCTCTCGCCCTCCTCGAACTCACATGATCACGAAACGGACGTCACGCGACTACGCCGAAGCCCTGGGCGCGGACCTGGGACGGTCAGCCACGCCGCGGTCGCCGAACGTTCCGGTGACGGCCAGGCCACGGTCTAGCCACGGGCCGCGGCAGCGTCTCCTTCCCGGCCACAGTCCGACCGGCTCCGACGGGCAGCTGGCGGGGCGTCGACACATTCGCCATGGCGAAGCCCGGGACCGTCTTCCCGCTCTAGAGATTCGTGCCCGTGTCGCCCTCGTCATTCAATGAGTCCCGCCGCTTCCTCTCGCCCGGAGCAGAGAGGCCCTCTTGCTCGTCGAGCAGCTCCAGGAGCGCGGCGTCCGCCTTCTGCCTGTCCTCTTTCGTCAGTTCAAGAGGTGCGTTGCTGTAGACGGTGTACCGGTCGGGATCAATGATGTTGGCGGCCCTCAAGGTGAACGTCAGAAGGGAGCGCCACCCTTTGCGGTGGCCGACCCTCACCTGAAGCTGGACCTTGTAATCGCGGGGCTCCGGAAGGAATCCGGAAAACGGTGCCTCGAACTCGATGAGGAGCTGCTTCGCTTCTCTGCCGGCCACGGCGAATCCGGCTGGCAACTTCGGCTCGTCCTCCGGCCCGGGTTGGAGACGGGACGGTGAAGACATCCACAGGAGTGGCAGATGGGAGGCAGGCTCATCGGGGAAGGTCAACCTGAGATCCTGCACCACTATCGGCTTGGCACCGGTGTTGTGAAGGACGAGCGGAAGCCGCAGGCGAGCCATGGAGCAGTGGACGATCGCGGCAAAGGAATGAGGCTCCCAGGACTTCAGGTGCCCTTGCCTGGCGTTGATCCACCAGAAGGACGCGACGGTAAAGATCAACGCGCAAACCGACACAACGCCAGCACCAGGAATCGATGGAAACGCATCCTGAACTGCAGCGGCCATCAGCGGAAGCACAAATTCAGTGTGCCAGCCCCAGGGTGCGCACGCGAACAGAACTCGGCGCCGCGGGCCCCTGGGACGGCCCAGCCTCTCGGTACAGAGCAGCTGGTTTCCTTCATCCTTCGGCGACGATGAGGTGCGCCAGCAAAGCGTCCAAGTCGATGCGCCCGGGCTCGGCCCTCCTGGGCACCACTGCCTCCGTTTCCTGCAGGAAAGTCTTGATTTCCCGCGCCGGGGCTTTGAGCAAGGCCGTGCCATCGGGCGGACTGAGAAGGATGTACAAGTCGCTGACCTCGCGTTCCTCGGCGGGCCATACGCATATATCCCCCTGTCCGGCGGGGCCCTCCAGGCCATCGGCCAGAAGATCTCTCCCAATGATCCATTCCACCGTTTCGTCGCTGCCGACAACGGCGAATGCGGCGCGGACAGCATAGGGATCGCTGGGCTCGTACTGCAGTCTCATGCTCATGGACAAGGACATCTCATGCGAGACGACGAGCTGCCCAGGTAGCCCCCGAATCACGGTTTTCAACGACTTCATTGCTCTCACTCCATGCGCTTCGCGAGGTCACTCGCAGGTTGCATCAGCGCGGGGCGCTCCTGCCCGACGGTCGGCTCCGTATTGCGCCACCGGACGCGAGAGAGGTGCC is a window of Streptomyces mirabilis DNA encoding:
- the aceB gene encoding malate synthase A — translated: MSAPAPSPLAIVDAEPLPRQEEVLTDAALAFVAELHRLFTPRRDELLARRAERRAEIARTSTLDFLPETAAVRADDSWKVAPAPAALNDRRVEITGPTDRKMTINALNSGAKVWLADFEDASAPTWENVVTGQLNLIDAYTRSIDFTDPKSGKSYALKANDELATVVMRPRGWHLNERHLVDADGTPVPGALVDFGIYFFHNAQRLLDLGKGPYFYLPKTESHLEARLWNDVFVFAQDYVGIPQGTVRATVLIETITAAYEMEEILYELRDHASGLNAGRWDYLFSIVKNFRDGGQKFVLPDRNAVTMTAPFMRAYTELLVRTCHKRGAHAIGGMAAFIPSRRDEEVNKVAFEKVKADKDREAGDGFDGSWVAHPDLVPIAMASFDAVLGERPNQKDRLREDVSVAAGDLIAVDSLDARPTYDGLVNAVQVGIRYIEAWLRGLGAVAIFNLMEDAATAEISRSQIWQWINAGVEFEHAGNIVKATPELAREVAARELANIRAEIGEEAFAAGHWRQAHDLLLEVALDENYADFLTLPAYEQLRG
- a CDS encoding HipA family kinase codes for the protein MLREVTATRYIAPLRAGGSVPGVVEADDLGTYVVKFTASAQGRKALVAEVIVGELARALGLRFPELVLVHFDPAVAEHEPHQEVQDLLRASAGLNLGMDYLPGAKDFTPEIAKTFPVDPLEAGKVIWLDALTVNVDRTMHSSNLMVWPTFGIAPPRLWLIDHGAALVFHHRWDASAPEKAYDFRSHALGGYAPDTRAADAELAPKVTEELLREVTAEVPDAWLAEEPGFATPDEAREAYVRYLLARVKASADWLPTDFPSREQLAAEDADRAAKTQQGRPNWLKRVPDLHGKPAAEQDWSVHLG
- a CDS encoding SelT/SelW/SelH family protein; this translates as MTDVQRVQIEYCTQCRWLPRAAWLAQELLTTFETELTELSLKPGTGGVFVVRVNDEVVWDRREQGFPEPTAVKKLVRDRVAPGRSLGHSDK
- a CDS encoding tyrosine-type recombinase/integrase, which translates into the protein MIHVRRQVQAIKGRLYFALPKGKKTRVVDMPSSVAEELKRHVEAFPRVKVELPWGRPEAEGQRKKFALLLTTRFGNAIAVNTWNTYTWKPASAKAGIIPPRAEGAKNWQWEAAPKGGFHVLRHTYASIMPEAGESVVTVARWLGHSSPAITLGYYAHFMPEAGSKGRTAIDGLLGRQGDLHASGNSPDSPQG
- a CDS encoding SsgA family sporulation/cell division regulator, with translation MKSLKTVIRGLPGQLVVSHEMSLSMSMRLQYEPSDPYAVRAAFAVVGSDETVEWIIGRDLLADGLEGPAGQGDICVWPAEEREVSDLYILLSPPDGTALLKAPAREIKTFLQETEAVVPRRAEPGRIDLDALLAHLIVAEG
- a CDS encoding transposase family protein, giving the protein MAASRHGAKSPSDQLRERPGAVPGEIPGLLERLAEVPDPRDPRGVRHALVVMLALTACAVLAGATSLLAVGEWITDAPPSVLERLGVRPDPLSPKRCLPAEAMVRRLLGRIDGDALDRAVGRWLADRRAGADGRLHAVAVDGKTLHGAARAHGAHDSSARRLRPPLRPGPGPTRRWREDRRDHLLPPLLETLADLAGVVVTSDAMHTRREHASYLLGRGAQYIVIAKGNQKKLHKQLKSLPWKQIPL